Part of the Xenopus tropicalis strain Nigerian chromosome 3, UCB_Xtro_10.0, whole genome shotgun sequence genome, GATAGAGAAACAATTTTAAAGCACAACCAGCATAATGTtgagaaaagtatatttttagtaatgttattttctttaaaaatcagAAATATAATGGGTCGCATTTCACTCAGTTTGACTCATTACTATTAACTGTTTTTAGGGATGAGTGAACTTTTTTGCTACAACAGTTTTGTATCAAAAATTGCAGTTTACcatctgtgtttttttccaaTCTGTCCTAGAATCTCGCCATGTGATCtgtttcaccagaaaaaaatacaGCCTGTCATTATGCCCCTGTGTCATAGTTGACACATCTGAAATCCCTCCATAAAGAGTCAATATCAATGCAACCAACGTCCCTACATCATGATCGGCACATCAGAGGTATTACACTGCCAGCTGGCATGTCAATCGGAGAGAGAAAGAAACCTAAGCAAAACCCAGTGTACCATCCTGATCACCCATTACAAACACCTTATCAGCAATGTAATTATACCTACTCCATCACTGTAATTGTGTGATCCTTGGCTTATCATTTTTGAAAAGCAAACTCTGCAGATGCTATTGCAATTATTACTTTGGAAACATTCCAGAAAAATCAAATGAATGCTTACCaatgaaatcattaaaaagtatatttgttaATGTTTGGAAATCTGATTGTAGGTTCTGAGactgttacatttttgtttaatattatCGACGACATTTGAAATGACTGTAACATTAGTGTTGGATCTCCATGATCACTGACTAAAATAACAGGATATTGCATACAGTTCACTACATCAAGGTAAAACaattaaatctgattggatgaCAAATCTGTCTCTTTCAGACAATTTTATTAACACCACCCACTCCTTTAAACTAAAGAATAACCAGTTTACTCAGTATATTCCCTTTGTTCCCGcttatttttacaaaatgtaaacaaatgtaGAAGTAATTATGGGCTACCAAGATCTTTGTGATATTTTTCAGCTGTATAGTAACTGTATAGTACTATACTGTACTATTGCAgtaataatggatcccatacctctatattgTGCAGGGTTTcgattattttaatttaaatcatCAGTATATGTACAGGATTAGACATTTTACACAGATCATAAGAAAATGTTGCAAGTTTATATACTGAACaaattatatgttttatttttatgtgcctctgacatatatggtttatatagaagtaCTGCATTTGGTTTGGTTGAAATGCACTGTTATTCATGTCTTTTTGATTCTTTTATTTTACTATCATATATCAGACTCTATAACACCTTTTATGACATGAATTCGATTAAGTagatacaaacattaatactgtaATGGGGGTGTCCTAATATACAGTTCTACTATAAAGCAATTACAGCTTTTGGcagattgttattattatttatatagtgccatcaatatacacagcgctttacagaatagaggggtacaaaagacagaacagttaacatgtacatataaacaattcacaaaaatggttcaCAGTTACAGTGAATCAGAGACActtgggggagggccctgctcgcaagagcttacattctaaaagattATTGCCAAAACCAATCTGTTCCATTATACCTCTTTGTTTCTACCTCAATAAATTGGGGTATTACTCAGTCACTTTAAAAGCAATTCTAAGGAGTCttcaataaataattccaaaagcAATGCACACCTAAAAATGGGCTCACACATGCTTTTTTTGTCAATTCTTTCATTCACAGCCAGAGCTCCAGTTTTTTGGTcaacaaaaaaaatgactttttcctTCAGATCCCAAACTTAGTCTAAGTTCAGGCAGTTTTAATTACCTACCAATGTGCCTGGCGTTGTTTCCTCTGCAAGGGAATAATGAAGCTGCCCTGAGACCCAGCCCCAGctacaaaagcaaaataaacacaaCACAATGCCATTTCCAGGCATTAATGGAATCCATATCTTGAATGATCTCTCTTAAATATTCCAAAATATGGATTCTTTTATAATCCCATGTGCCTGTAGTTGCATTGGTGGTCCTTTGCCAGATAAATCCCTCTTCATGAGAATGCAGGGAGAATGGGTGCAAATTGTAAAGCATACTTTTATCCTGTTATTTCTTAAAGCTAAGCAAATGCCTTTATGATTATGCCTCAAAGCTTTCCACCTCAGAAATTGCCTAAATATTTCCAATATTGCACAAAATCCAAAATGTTATAGGCTGCAAAACCATGACAGAGCACTTTCATCATAGaaatcacaatatatatatatatagagagagagagaccataATTTAGATGCACAGAAGAGCTCAATAAATACTAATGGCTCTACGGGCTACAGCATTAAATCCTAAAAGGTGTTTTAGGTGCTGATGAAGGCCCCTTTATGATCAACTGCACCCCCATCCCAAGGTACTCACTAGAAATCCCACACAGCATAAAAACAAACAAGCGTGAATGAGTCTGTGCAGTCCGTACATAGCAAACAAGTTAGACAATTTTTGAAGATTAAGATGCATTTTCTTGACTATGTTATAGcagaaaacaacaacaaaaaaaaacaactaaaccCAAGCTTTCTGCAAAGTAGATGTTATCTGCACGCCTGCCACTCGCCATGCTTTTTCTAGGAGCAGAAATGTGGGGCACTTGCAGCAACCCCAATGCAACTGAACAGGAAAAAAACATCCAGTCAGCTCTTTTCTTCTTTTACATCATTTATTATTCAATGTTTGATGCTTGGCACTAGCCTCTTATTGTCAGACTAGTGTAAACACATTTACAATGACAATGTTGTTACAGTTAAAAATGGTGGTATCACTGTATGTTGTTCCCTACGTTTGTCTAAATAGGttgaatttaaaataataaataatggagcCCTTACCTGATTCAGCTCCTTTAGCCAGCTTGTTTCCGAAGAGGTGCAATTGTCATTGACAGTTACATTAGGCGGTGTAAAACCTTGTGGATTTGTTAGACTTGTATCAGGGTTCCCTGTAGCTTGAGGAAAACAAGCCTGATAACATTGTGCCTGAGGTTCTGGTGGAACCATCCGCACTTCCATGTATTTTAGGGTCCCATCTGTGTTTAAATAAAGAGTTGGCTGGTACTGGTCAGCATATGGCTTGGATTGCGACCTACTCATAAAGCAGCAGCCTTTGCTACTGTTATAGCTTTctctttttatacattttactatCAAGATTGAAAAGGTAACAAGGGAAACTAAGCAGATGGCCACCAGCGATATAATAAGATACAGGGTTATATCTGTCATGGGCTTGGAATTTGAAAGCAAATCACGAGATTTAGAGTTTTCTTGAAAAACGCTCTCCACTATGTTTATAACCACAGTGACTGTTGTTGTAAGAGGAGGTTCCCCATGGTCACTGACCAAAATAACAAGCCGTTGCTCTGAATTATCCATGTCTTCCAGGCTTTGAATAGTTCTTATTTCTCCTGTGTTTGCAGACACTTTATATGGCTTGAAATCAGTATCTTCATTAAAACCATATTGCAACCAAGCATTGCGACCTGAATCTAAATCCACTGCTGATACCTTTGTTACTAAATACCCAACAGCTGCCGACTTTGGAACCAGTTCACTAATAATGATCTCATTTGAAACAACTGGATAAAGTACAGTGGGGAAGTTATCATTTACGTCCAGTACAAATATAGACACATCAACACTGGAAAATAATTTCCCAGAATCTTCTACTTTTACAGatatttgaaaaatctgaatgtACTCAAAATCAAAGGCACGCTGGGCATAGATATTACCATTTTGGGGATTAATGTAGACAAAAGAAGAAACAGGAGAGCTATCTATATTTCTCTCAGTTATAGAATATATTAAGCCTGCATTGACGCCTTCATCTAAATCAAATGCAGATACTGCATATAATAAACTGCCTggttcattattttcttttatgaaTGCTTCATAATGAGTTTGTAGAAAAACTGGGGGGTTGTCATTAATGTCAGAAACATGTAGCGTGATTGTAGTTTGGGTTTGCAGAGCAGGAAAGCCCAAATCAGTTGCGGTCAGTTGAATCGTATACTTAGAGATCTTCTCTCTGTCTAGTATTCCATCTGTGACCAAGGAATAGTGATTGTTTAAAGGTTTAATTCTAAATGGGATGCCTTGGGAAACCTCGAGTTTAACCTCTCCATTTTTCCCAGaatctctgtctctcactgtaaaaaaagcCACAGCAGTGTCTAGGGTTGCATTTTCAGGCACAGATGTCGACATGGAGGTTAATATTATTTCAGGTGCATTATCATTGATATCTTCTACTTCAACATGAAGCACACAACGCCCTTCTAATTCAGGAAATCCTTTATCCTTTGCTAGAACTGATAGTTCATGAAATTTTGATTCTTCAAAATCCACTAATCCTTTGATAAAAATGTCACCAGTTTGGGAATTTAAACTAAACAATTCCTTTGCAAAATCTGAAGTATGGTCATCAAGATAATATTCTATTTCACTATTTTTTCCCTCATCCAGGTCTGTAGCATTAAGTGTGATTAAAAGGGTGTTAAGCTTTGAATTTTCTAATAGTGTTATTCTATAGCTTGATTGAGAAAACACTGGTGGATTATCATTGAAATCTAAAACAATTACAGTGATTTGACAAGATCCTGATCTGGCTGGCTCACCACCATCAACAGCAGTGAGAATGAGTCTatgctcttttttttcttctctgtctAGAGCCCTTTCCAGTACCAGCTCAGGAATAGGAGTCCCGTCTTTGCGTTTCTTCACAGACAATGAAAAATATGGGTTTGTTTCTATTTTATACTGACTAATACCATTGACGCCAACATCGGGATCCTTTGCAATCTCTAAAGGAAACCGAACACCAGGGTTTGCACGAATCtctgttattgttataatgtgaTGGTCTTTTGAAAAACTTGGTGAATTGTCATTTATGTCCAAAATTTCAATTTCTAGACTAAAAACCTCCAACGGATTTTCAGCAACAACTTGAACAGGCAAAAAACAGCTTGAGCTGGATGCACACAGGCTTTCTCTGTCTACCTTCTCTGTCACAGTAAGAGCCCCATTAGCTTGATTCACTGCAAACTGTCGACTGGTTCCCTCAGATCCCAAATGCAGTCTTCGCTTGTATAAATTTGCCTGGTGTATTCCCAAATCCTGAGCTACATTCCC contains:
- the LOC101731450 gene encoding protocadherin gamma-C5, with product MDILSSTKAWKWQVVYSYLLCSWGWVSGQLRYSIVEESEPESIVGNVAQDLGIHQANLYKRRLHLGSEGTSRQFAVNQANGALTVTEKVDRESLCASSSSCFLPVQVVAENPLEVFSLEIEILDINDNSPSFSKDHHIITITEIRANPGVRFPLEIAKDPDVGVNGISQYKIETNPYFSLSVKKRKDGTPIPELVLERALDREEKKEHRLILTAVDGGEPARSGSCQITVIVLDFNDNPPVFSQSSYRITLLENSKLNTLLITLNATDLDEGKNSEIEYYLDDHTSDFAKELFSLNSQTGDIFIKGLVDFEESKFHELSVLAKDKGFPELEGRCVLHVEVEDINDNAPEIILTSMSTSVPENATLDTAVAFFTVRDRDSGKNGEVKLEVSQGIPFRIKPLNNHYSLVTDGILDREKISKYTIQLTATDLGFPALQTQTTITLHVSDINDNPPVFLQTHYEAFIKENNEPGSLLYAVSAFDLDEGVNAGLIYSITERNIDSSPVSSFVYINPQNGNIYAQRAFDFEYIQIFQISVKVEDSGKLFSSVDVSIFVLDVNDNFPTVLYPVVSNEIIISELVPKSAAVGYLVTKVSAVDLDSGRNAWLQYGFNEDTDFKPYKVSANTGEIRTIQSLEDMDNSEQRLVILVSDHGEPPLTTTVTVVINIVESVFQENSKSRDLLSNSKPMTDITLYLIISLVAICLVSLVTFSILIVKCIKRESYNSSKGCCFMSRSQSKPYADQYQPTLYLNTDGTLKYMEVRMVPPEPQAQCYQACFPQATGNPDTSLTNPQGFTPPNVTVNDNCTSSETSWLKELNQSVIMEIQH